The Neovison vison isolate M4711 chromosome 5, ASM_NN_V1, whole genome shotgun sequence genome includes a region encoding these proteins:
- the LOC122906554 gene encoding phosphatidylcholine transfer protein isoform X3 produces the protein MDLDYRKQWDQYVKELYENEYNGETVVYWQVKYPFPMSNRDYIYIRQRRDLDMDGQKIHVVLAQSTSVPQIPERSGVIRVNQYKQSLVIKSDGKKGSKVFMYYFDNPGGQIPSWLINWVAKNGVPNFLKDIAKACQKYRKKT, from the exons ATGGACTTAGACTACAGAAAGCAGTGGGACCAATATGTTAAAG AACTCTATGAAAACGAATACAATGGAGAAACCGTGGTCTACTGGCAAGTGAAGTACCCTTTTCCCATGTCCAACAGAGAC TACATCTACATCCGGCAGCGGCGAGACCTGGACATGGACGGGCAGAAGATCCATGTAGTCCTGGCCCAGAGCACCTCTGTGCCACAGATTCCTGAGAGGTCTGGTGTGATCCGGGTGAATCAGTATAAGCAGAGCCTGGTGATCAAGAGTGATGGCAAGAAAGGGAGCAAAG TTTTCATGTATTACTTCGATAACCCGGGTGGCCAAATTCCTTCCTGGCTCATTAATTGGGTCGCCAAG AATGGTGTTCCTAACTTCTTGAAGGATATAGCAAAAGCCTGTCAGAAATACCGCAAGAAAACCTAA